From Anaerolineae bacterium, the proteins below share one genomic window:
- a CDS encoding CotH kinase family protein, translating into MMMSLGWFNKFGLRIFLMGLLLALWVGIELSAGESVVFAQGGTVSDEAQTDTEAEPGEASEPKVVVFPETIVFSHEAMVTHQPFVLTLKNLTGGTIRYTTNGSLPMAASAPYTGPIAINQSTVIRAQVFKYDGTPAGYPYTRSYIVADYEQTIPVISLSSDWVHFNTLHTAPQERGKEWERPVTIEYFAPGGREEFNVNAGIRIHGGKSRWYSPKKSYRLYFRKEYGGPGNLEYPLFEDSPVTKFDKLVLRAGYNDSFAYWGENGVRGDQVYTAKYIGDQVTRNLHRNMGQPIAHGRWVLVYLNGQFWGLYNLTERIDQQMLRSYSTKDAEWDVIEKARYYDEQGLWVEQEEVRDGGYGSWLENQNWVGSADFSNPGNIGGLEWRVDLENLFSYMFLQAYVQNYDWPQSNWLVYRRWDPEAYGSDAKWRIMVWDAEFSFGSGSQGFRTDMNTLERAYSPHDSITRLMEKPMIGFCGFKHRFVDRAREYLGVENKYGKPPTEVGQLSKENVKAEIMTQAEIVRPFIQMETDRWAPDLPGLQLFDQNVQNMLRFVDEREKVILHHLDDLRYQTFTQCK; encoded by the coding sequence ATGATGATGAGCTTAGGTTGGTTCAATAAATTTGGTTTAAGAATATTTTTAATGGGATTGCTCCTGGCCTTATGGGTGGGGATTGAGTTATCAGCTGGTGAAAGCGTTGTTTTTGCCCAAGGGGGTACAGTAAGTGATGAGGCACAAACAGATACCGAAGCCGAGCCTGGTGAAGCGTCTGAACCGAAAGTGGTTGTGTTTCCCGAAACCATTGTCTTTTCGCATGAGGCCATGGTGACCCACCAACCCTTTGTTTTAACTCTGAAAAATCTCACCGGCGGGACCATCCGCTACACCACCAACGGTTCTTTGCCCATGGCCGCCAGCGCCCCTTATACCGGCCCCATCGCCATCAACCAGTCAACCGTTATCCGGGCCCAGGTGTTTAAATATGACGGCACGCCCGCCGGTTATCCCTATACCCGCTCTTACATTGTAGCTGATTATGAGCAGACCATTCCGGTGATTTCTCTCTCCTCCGATTGGGTTCACTTTAACACCCTGCACACTGCGCCGCAAGAAAGGGGCAAAGAATGGGAACGCCCCGTGACCATAGAATACTTTGCGCCCGGCGGACGGGAAGAGTTTAATGTAAATGCCGGTATTCGCATCCATGGCGGCAAATCTCGCTGGTATAGTCCCAAAAAATCGTATCGCCTCTACTTTCGCAAAGAGTATGGCGGGCCGGGCAACCTGGAATATCCCCTGTTTGAAGATAGTCCCGTAACCAAGTTTGACAAACTGGTGCTGCGCGCCGGCTACAACGACAGTTTTGCTTACTGGGGCGAAAACGGCGTTAGAGGCGACCAGGTTTATACCGCCAAGTACATCGGCGACCAGGTAACGCGCAATTTGCACCGCAATATGGGCCAACCCATTGCCCATGGTCGCTGGGTGCTGGTTTACCTCAACGGCCAATTCTGGGGCCTTTACAATTTAACCGAGCGGATTGACCAGCAAATGCTGCGCTCATATTCTACCAAAGACGCCGAATGGGACGTTATAGAAAAAGCCCGTTACTATGACGAGCAAGGTTTGTGGGTTGAGCAGGAAGAAGTGAGAGACGGCGGTTACGGCAGTTGGCTGGAGAACCAGAACTGGGTGGGCAGCGCCGATTTTTCCAATCCGGGCAACATTGGCGGCCTGGAATGGCGGGTAGACCTGGAAAATCTATTTTCATATATGTTTCTCCAGGCGTACGTGCAAAATTATGATTGGCCGCAGAGCAACTGGCTGGTTTACCGGCGCTGGGACCCGGAGGCTTATGGCAGCGATGCCAAATGGCGCATTATGGTTTGGGACGCTGAATTCAGCTTTGGCAGCGGCTCCCAGGGCTTCAGAACCGACATGAATACCCTGGAACGCGCCTACAGCCCGCACGATAGCATTACCCGGCTCATGGAAAAACCCATGATCGGCTTTTGCGGCTTCAAACACCGTTTTGTAGACCGCGCCCGGGAATATCTGGGGGTTGAGAACAAATACGGCAAACCACCCACCGAAGTGGGCCAGCTTTCCAAAGAAAATGTCAAAGCCGAAATTATGACCCAGGCGGAAATTGTGCGGCCCTTCATCCAAATGGAAACGGACCGCTGGGCGCCGGATTTGCCCGGCTTGCAGCTCTTTGACCAAAACGTTCAGAACATGCTGCGTTTTGTGGATGAGCGAGAAAAGGTTATTTTACACCATCTTGATGATTTGAGATACCAGACTTTTACTCAGTGCAAATAG
- a CDS encoding LLM class flavin-dependent oxidoreductase produces MNYAVFLPNFGPYGDARTLANLARDAEAAGWDGFFIWDHIAAWGNREMVDPWVALAAIALQTECVRLGAMITPLPRRRPWKVARETVSVDHLSRGRLTLGVHEEEFAYLGEETNPKIRGAMLDEALEVLLKLWTGETITNRGPYYPIKEARFLPRPGQSPRIPVWVGGVWPNKAPLRRAARWDGMFTLFNKEGDVEVEIENIKQAVAYVQAHRQNNQPFDVIYAGRPTPGDDPAQAAEIVSRYAKAGVTWWLENITPFSFGQTMEETWPLEAMHQRIRQGPPTI; encoded by the coding sequence CTGAACTATGCTGTTTTTTTACCAAACTTTGGCCCCTACGGCGATGCCCGGACCCTGGCTAACCTGGCCCGCGATGCCGAAGCAGCCGGCTGGGACGGCTTTTTTATTTGGGATCACATTGCCGCCTGGGGCAATAGAGAAATGGTTGATCCCTGGGTGGCGCTGGCGGCCATTGCCCTGCAAACCGAGTGCGTACGCTTGGGCGCCATGATCACGCCTCTGCCGCGCCGCCGCCCCTGGAAAGTGGCCCGGGAAACGGTGTCAGTTGACCATCTTTCTAGGGGACGGTTGACCCTGGGCGTGCACGAAGAAGAATTTGCCTACCTGGGCGAAGAAACCAATCCCAAAATACGTGGTGCAATGCTGGACGAGGCGCTGGAGGTGTTGCTAAAATTGTGGACGGGGGAAACAATCACTAACCGGGGGCCATATTACCCCATCAAAGAGGCCCGTTTTTTACCCAGGCCGGGGCAATCGCCGCGTATTCCGGTATGGGTGGGCGGCGTTTGGCCCAATAAAGCTCCGCTACGGCGGGCGGCGCGGTGGGATGGAATGTTTACCCTATTTAACAAAGAGGGTGACGTTGAGGTTGAGATTGAGAACATTAAACAAGCCGTAGCCTACGTGCAAGCTCACCGGCAAAACAACCAACCCTTTGACGTGATTTACGCGGGCCGGCCCACGCCCGGCGACGACCCGGCGCAAGCTGCGGAAATTGTCAGCCGATATGCCAAAGCAGGCGTTACCTGGTGGTTGGAAAATATCACCCCCTTCAGTTTTGGCCAAACTATGGAAGAAACATGGCCCCTAGAAGCCATGCATCAACGCATCCGGCAAGGGCCGCCAACAATTTAG
- a CDS encoding VOC family protein, with product MRESINDLIKNDTIMFEYDVHDMQRAVAWYKNVLGFEVIFSGGDCHTEFALPVKGARLALSWVEPDVKIKKAARLFISTPDVYAVEAYLQGKDVKTGPLEKVDGVVLILWVEDCEGNHFAFEQWLARS from the coding sequence ATGCGTGAATCTATCAATGATCTTATCAAAAATGATACCATTATGTTTGAGTATGATGTGCATGATATGCAGCGAGCAGTAGCCTGGTACAAAAATGTTCTTGGCTTTGAGGTGATTTTTTCCGGCGGCGATTGCCATACGGAGTTTGCCTTGCCGGTTAAGGGCGCGCGGCTGGCTTTGAGTTGGGTTGAGCCGGACGTAAAAATTAAAAAAGCGGCCCGGTTATTCATTTCCACCCCCGATGTTTACGCGGTTGAGGCGTATTTGCAGGGCAAAGACGTCAAGACTGGGCCGCTTGAGAAGGTAGATGGTGTGGTGTTGATTCTGTGGGTTGAGGATTGCGAGGGCAACCATTTTGCTTTTGAACAGTGGCTGGCGCGGTCATAA
- a CDS encoding cellulase family glycosylhydrolase: protein MLVVFGGAMAMVLFLPPISLADRLFYGDYKPIDVDNYSLYTDNGAELIFTPVTGQPAWVKLDILPDDQFQPAAASDNLATAPEKLPANLETKGPVYRITYSGKLLPTLNLSLPNPAAKNDHTLDLYAFNGETWEWQPSRRILAQNIIQAELDFLPKAVALMQTHALDLGISTDYAGRHHNILPDLPDVDETRTVEINLPIFYLAGDGCLTGNVGQIPLEIQDADLAVIPTIRNGAEIDNLLVDPALRQQHLKAIVDLFTGSQYRGIDLDYRDISPDLRQEYTDFLLELRRALPEDKQLLVHVALPQQLSTGAWDTGAYDWPAIGRIADRVKVPTWPDPKAYAPGGQMEQMLDWATGQINRYKIQLRYTPHNIEWVDGQAQSVSSAQALEKIGGVMVVNVFEGINPGRNLDFTLSGQASTGVQIDGTTGTYWFGYLDQDNRHHTVYLANPARLVDALELVNYYNLYGVAFENVGAEADEQVWEILRTFQNSTFTPALADNEYSVAWRVQDQDGVIVSQTTVDLSRPDYQWTAPKQGGVFAVIAGIFSGQNPTPLPQGTLVVQVATPTPLPTPTPTPTPSLTATPTPAPTAIPTATPRPAQQQAAPQPPAVPAMNIPFGYGIQADPRGDTSANIEHIRALGFNWVKFQMAWKDVESAPGDYAWAMWDGLINAYHGNGINILLSIPKAPDWARPPDDDKSVEGPPQDPNLYAQFVAQVSGRYRGKVQAVEIWNEQNLWYEAGGMGRINAANYVQLLQASYRAIKSVNPEMLVVSGALTPAGNVGEAAVDDIDYLNQMYANGARGFFDALGAHPSGYNCPAQGDWRTVTDLTATNFRGPFENRHHSWCFRGTMEGYREVMAANGDGHRVIVPTEFGWAVSGKPKPGYEYALDNTPEEQARWIAEAYQMSKQWGWVGPMFLWNLDYGVTAPGTELAGFGILNTPAYHVLAGLPK, encoded by the coding sequence TTGCTCGTAGTTTTTGGGGGGGCAATGGCGATGGTGCTGTTTTTGCCGCCAATTTCATTGGCCGATCGACTGTTTTATGGGGATTACAAACCCATTGACGTAGACAATTATAGCTTGTATACTGATAATGGAGCAGAATTAATTTTTACGCCGGTAACGGGCCAGCCTGCTTGGGTTAAGTTGGATATTCTGCCAGACGATCAGTTTCAGCCGGCGGCGGCGAGTGACAATCTGGCAACCGCGCCAGAAAAGTTGCCCGCCAATTTAGAAACCAAAGGGCCGGTTTATCGTATTACCTATAGCGGAAAGCTTTTACCCACCCTGAACTTAAGCCTGCCCAACCCTGCCGCCAAAAACGACCATACCCTGGACCTGTACGCCTTTAACGGCGAAACATGGGAATGGCAGCCCAGCCGCAGAATTTTGGCCCAAAATATTATTCAAGCTGAACTGGATTTTTTGCCCAAGGCAGTGGCTCTCATGCAAACACACGCGCTTGATCTTGGTATCTCTACCGATTACGCCGGTAGGCATCATAACATCTTGCCCGATTTGCCCGATGTTGACGAAACCAGAACGGTTGAAATCAACCTCCCGATTTTTTATTTGGCCGGTGATGGTTGCCTTACCGGCAATGTTGGCCAAATTCCTTTAGAAATTCAAGATGCCGATCTGGCAGTTATCCCCACCATTCGTAATGGGGCTGAGATTGATAACTTGTTGGTTGACCCGGCCCTGCGCCAACAGCATCTCAAGGCCATTGTTGATCTGTTTACCGGCAGCCAATATCGGGGTATTGATCTTGATTACCGGGACATTTCTCCCGATTTACGCCAGGAGTACACCGATTTTTTGCTGGAGTTACGCCGGGCGCTGCCAGAAGATAAGCAGCTTTTGGTACACGTTGCCCTGCCCCAACAGTTATCTACAGGCGCTTGGGATACCGGCGCTTATGATTGGCCGGCTATTGGCCGCATTGCAGACCGGGTTAAAGTGCCCACCTGGCCTGATCCAAAAGCTTATGCACCGGGCGGACAAATGGAGCAGATGCTCGATTGGGCTACCGGGCAAATTAATCGTTACAAAATACAGTTGCGCTATACCCCCCACAATATTGAGTGGGTAGATGGGCAGGCCCAATCTGTTAGTTCCGCGCAAGCGCTTGAAAAAATCGGCGGGGTTATGGTGGTGAATGTTTTTGAGGGAATTAATCCTGGCAGGAATCTGGATTTTACGTTGTCCGGCCAAGCCTCAACCGGCGTTCAAATTGACGGCACAACCGGCACGTATTGGTTTGGCTATCTGGACCAAGACAATCGCCACCATACCGTTTACCTGGCGAACCCGGCCCGGTTGGTGGATGCCCTGGAGTTGGTGAATTATTACAATTTGTATGGTGTAGCTTTTGAGAATGTTGGTGCTGAAGCGGATGAACAGGTGTGGGAAATATTGCGGACTTTCCAAAATTCAACCTTTACCCCGGCTTTGGCGGACAATGAATATTCCGTGGCCTGGCGAGTGCAAGATCAAGATGGAGTCATTGTGAGCCAAACAACGGTTGATCTGAGCCGTCCTGATTATCAATGGACTGCCCCGAAACAGGGCGGTGTTTTTGCCGTGATCGCCGGTATCTTTTCCGGCCAAAATCCAACGCCCCTTCCGCAGGGAACGCTGGTTGTGCAAGTGGCCACGCCCACCCCTTTACCAACTCCTACGCCCACGCCCACGCCCAGCCTAACTGCTACCCCCACTCCGGCGCCAACCGCAATTCCAACTGCCACGCCCAGGCCGGCTCAACAACAAGCCGCGCCGCAGCCGCCGGCCGTACCGGCCATGAACATTCCCTTTGGCTACGGTATTCAGGCTGACCCGCGCGGCGATACCTCGGCCAATATTGAGCACATCAGAGCTTTGGGTTTCAATTGGGTCAAGTTTCAAATGGCCTGGAAAGATGTAGAATCGGCGCCCGGTGATTACGCCTGGGCAATGTGGGATGGGCTGATCAACGCCTACCACGGCAACGGCATTAACATTCTGTTAAGCATTCCCAAGGCCCCTGATTGGGCGCGGCCGCCGGATGATGACAAAAGCGTGGAAGGCCCGCCCCAAGACCCGAATCTCTACGCCCAGTTTGTGGCGCAAGTATCCGGCCGCTATCGCGGTAAAGTGCAGGCCGTTGAAATTTGGAACGAGCAGAATCTTTGGTATGAAGCCGGCGGGATGGGCCGCATTAATGCCGCCAATTACGTGCAGCTTTTGCAAGCCTCTTACCGGGCTATTAAGTCCGTCAATCCAGAAATGCTTGTGGTGAGCGGCGCCTTAACCCCGGCCGGCAATGTGGGTGAGGCCGCAGTGGATGATATTGACTACCTTAACCAGATGTACGCTAACGGCGCCAGGGGATTTTTTGACGCCCTCGGCGCGCACCCTAGCGGCTACAACTGTCCGGCTCAAGGCGATTGGCGCACTGTGACCGACTTAACCGCAACCAATTTCCGGGGACCGTTTGAGAACCGGCACCACAGTTGGTGTTTTCGGGGCACAATGGAAGGCTACCGCGAAGTAATGGCGGCCAACGGAGACGGCCACAGAGTCATTGTCCCTACGGAATTTGGCTGGGCTGTTTCCGGCAAGCCCAAACCGGGTTATGAATATGCCCTCGATAACACCCCTGAAGAGCAAGCCCGGTGGATTGCTGAAGCGTATCAAATGAGCAAACAGTGGGGCTGGGTGGGGCCAATGTTCCTTTGGAATTTGGACTACGGCGTAACCGCGCCGGGTACTGAACTGGCCGGTTTTGGTATTCTCAATACACCCGCTTACCACGTTCTGGCCGGTTTGCCAAAATAA